One Myotis daubentonii chromosome 12, mMyoDau2.1, whole genome shotgun sequence genomic region harbors:
- the RPL31 gene encoding large ribosomal subunit protein eL31 isoform X1 — translation MAPAKKGGEKKKGRSAINEVVTREYTINIHKRIHGVGFKKRAPRALKEIRKFAMKEMGTPDVRIDTRLNKAVWAKGIRNVPYRIRVRLSRKRNEDEDSPNKLYTLVTYVPVTTFKSLQTVNVDEN, via the exons ATGGCTCCCGCCAAGAAGGGTGGCGAGAAGAAGAAAGGCCGCTCCGCCATCAACGAGGTGGTGACCAGGGAGTACACCATCAACATCCACAAGCGCATCCACGGCGT GGGTTTCAAGAAGCGTGCCCCTCGGGCACTCAAGGAGATCCGGAAATTTGCCATGAAGGAGATGGGGACTCCAGACGTGCGCATTGACACCAGGCTCAACAAAGCTGTCTGGGCCAAAGGAATAAG GAATGTCCCATATCGTATCCGGGTACGTTTGTCCAGAAAACGTAATGAGGATGAAGACTCACCAAACAAGCTGTACACATTGGTCACCTACGTGCCTGTCACCACTTTCAAAA GTCTGCAGACGGTGAATGTGGACGAGAACTAA
- the RPL31 gene encoding large ribosomal subunit protein eL31 isoform X2, translating to MAPAKKGGEKKKGRSAINEVVTREYTINIHKRIHGVGFKKRAPRALKEIRKFAMKEMGTPDVRIDTRLNKAVWAKGIRNVPYRIRVRLSRKRNEDEDSPNKLYTLVTYVPVTTFKSLQTVNVDEN from the exons ATGGCTCCCGCCAAGAAGGGTGGCGAGAAGAAGAAAGGCCGCTCCGCCATCAACGAGGTGGTGACCAGGGAGTACACCATCAACATCCACAAGCGCATCCACGGCGT GGGTTTCAAGAAGCGTGCCCCTCGGGCACTCAAGGAGATCCGGAAATTTGCCATGAAGGAGATGGGGACTCCAGACGTGCGCATTGACACCAGGCTCAACAAAGCTGTCTGGGCCAAAGGAATAAG GAATGTCCCATATCGTATCCGGGTACGTTTGTCCAGAAAACGTAATGAGGATGAAGACTCACCAAACAAGCTGTACACATTGGTCACCTACGTGCCTGTCACCACTTTCAAAA GTCTGCAGACCGTGAACGTGGACGAGAACTAA